A DNA window from Vidua macroura isolate BioBank_ID:100142 chromosome 28, ASM2450914v1, whole genome shotgun sequence contains the following coding sequences:
- the SFTPB gene encoding pulmonary surfactant-associated protein B gives MALALPLLLALLGTTPGPPGQVLTVATGLGAPGGGCGVPPSAWCQDWVTALRCGALGRCPHLTQGPPDMDTCAMCQMVMDFLRQISNQSALEVVLDKVVGLVCPHLPFVETLCKNLAQWLVHHLLLDIQHLKPQEVCAKLKLCPGEPGATLAMPVLEVPSSHLQGSGLSPKALPLPLCWLCRSLVARAEAAVPVGSVATAVAGLCRALPLPVAGACQCLAERYAALALEGLLGRLGPRLLCRLFLACRSGDNGDNERVGTLPAALGAGGHRGPAGRVCQGGGEGGHEGDTKRTAGGMEPKGDGVPALSLSLPLGPCALGPIFWCSGPEAARRCQALQHCQEHVWL, from the exons ATGGCCCTGGCACTGCCGCTGCTCCTCGCCCTGCTCGGGACCACCCCAG GTCCCCCTGGCCAGGTGCTGACAGTGGCCACAGGTTTGGGGGCGCCgggggggggctgtggggtgccCCCCTCTGCCTGGTGCCAGGACTGGGTGACGGCGCTGCGCTGTGGGGCCCTGGGGCgctgcccccacctcacccAGGGACCCCCCGACATG GACACCTGTGCCATGTGCCAGATGGTCATGGACTTCCTCCGCCAAATCTCCAACCAATCGGCCTTGGAG GTGGTGCTAGATAAGGTGGTGGGGCTTGTGTGCCCCCATCTCCCTTTTGTGGAGACCCTGTGCAAGAACCTGGCTCAGTGGCTTGTCCATCACCTCCTCCTGGACATCCAGCACCTT AAGCCCCAGGAGGTCTGTGCTAAGCTGAAGCTGTGTCCTGGAGAACCCGGGGCCACGCTGGCCATGCCCGTCCTTGAGGTGCCCAGCAGCCACCTGCAG GGCTCCGGGCTGTCCCCAAAGGCGCTGCCGCTGccactgtgctggctgtgccgCTCGCTGGTGGCGCGGGCCGAGGCCGCTGTCCCTGTGGGCTCGGTGGCCACGGCGGtggccgggctgtgccgggcACTGCCGCTGCCGGTGGCCGGGGCTTGTCAGTGCCTGGCTGAGCGCTACGCGGCCCTGGCGCTCGAGGGGCTGCTGGGCCGCCTGGGCCCCCGCCTGCTCTGCCGCCTGTTCCTCGCCTGCCGCAGTGGGGACAACGGGGACAACGAGCGCGTGGGGACGCTGCCCGCCGCCCTGGGTGCTGGAGGCCATCGTGGTCCGGCTGGCAGAGTGTGTCAGGGAGGAGGTGAGGGAGGACACGAGGGGGACACAAAAAGGACGGCCGGGGGGATG GAGCCCAAAGGTGATGGTGTCCCtgcgctgtccctgtccctgcccctgggcccctgtgccctgggccCCATCTTCT